Below is a genomic region from Zavarzinella sp..
GTAACAGACGCCATAGGCCAGATGCACTTTGCCAATTTTGCCCGAATGAATCGCTTCAATCGATTTTCGCATGCCAGGATTGGAGCGACTTTGGGTGCCTACCTGACAGATGCGGTTATACTTGCGGGCGGCTTCCACCATCCGGCGGCCTTCCAGCACGTTGTGGCTGCATGGTTTTTCTACATACACATCTTTGCCGTTCTGCATCGCCCAGATAGCCATCAGTGCGTGCCAGTGGTTGGGGGTGGCAATGGAAATGATGTCAATCGACTTGTCTTCCACCACTCGGCGAAAATCCTGCACGAAGGTGGGTGCTTTGCCATTTTTCTTGGTGACGGCATCCATGGCTTTGCCAATGACACCCGTGTCAGCATCGCAGACGGTAACGATCTGGCAGCCATTGGCCCCATTAAAACCACCCACGTGGCTCATGCCGCGACCACGCACGCCCACGACAGCAACACGAAGAGTGCCCTTATTTCCTGCTGCTGGTGCGGTGTCTTCAGCGTACAGGTTTGGTGTCAGATCGCTTTCCAAGGCAGCCATCGCGGCAGCGATGACAGCGGAATGATTCAAAAAATGACGTCGATTGAGCATAGCCACCGATTCCCTCTCAAGATTTTTGAACCACCGATGGTGGAGAGAGCACCACGGTGGGGAGAAAATATTTCCTCCAGTCTAACCACCCATTGGGAAGAACGCAAGAAGGGAATGAAAAAACTGTTTTCTTTCCCACACACGAATTTGCGTGCTACTTTTCAGAAAATTGACCTGATTTACCCAAGGAAAGTGGGAAATGACTCGCATTTATGGGCTGATTTTTTGTCTGAGCCTAATTTTCATGCCACAGCAAATTTTTGCTCAGTGTCCCAACGATAGCTGTGGCACAACCGCATCGACGGCGAAAAAGGCCCCATTATCTGAAAATACGATTATCGCCATTTTTGCCGGTGGAGGAGTCTTTCTGCTGGTTATGCTGGGTAAATTTATCTGGGATGTGGTGAATTTTCAGGCGAAAACCGACAGTGCAGGCTACACCATCGCAGACACCTACAACTCCTACTATGCAGGTTCTTCGCTATCCGACCCGGATCTGGACACGGGCTACGACACCCACGACAGCTATATTTCGGACGATTGATTCTCTACCAGCAATTTTTCTGATAGTTTGACGCACCACTTCTCCAGATCCTCCATGATTGCCAGATGCAGTATACTACGTCTGCCAACTGTCATATCATCCCATTGGACATTACCCGCTTTGAAGGAGGTTCCATGGCTATTTCTGGGCGCTGGCAGGGCTATTGGATTCAAAGTTGTCACGGAAAGCGGTCAATGACTGTTACCTTGAAATTCGAACAGGGAATCATTGAAGGCGATGGCATCGACTGTATCGGCCCGTTTCTTTTCCTTGGTCAATACGATTCCATCGGGAATGTTGCGATGGTGAAGAAATACCTGGGTCGACATCATGTCGAATATTTTGGCACCTATGATGGTGAAGGGACCATTTTCGGCCAATGGTTGATTGAATCGTTGGATTCCGGCACCTTTGCGATGAAATTGGAGTCGGTCGATCCGGATAGTTCATTTCATGTCATTGAGGCATATGCTCCGGTAAAATAACCTCCTCAACCACCTGCCATTAGCTCCACAAAATCAAGGCTGGATCGAACGGAGATGGCAAATCGGTGTGGTGGGGCAATACCCGAATGCTGTAACCATATTGTCCGCTGGTGCAGCACGGTACCACCAATTGGTAATCCCACACAGGACCGCTGCCACCCACTGGCTCCAGTGCGGCCACTTTGGCGTTGCTGATCTGCCCGAATGAATCGAGTGGGCCGTAATACATCTGCACCGATACATCCTTGGGCTTCAGCACACTACCCAGATGAACTTTGGCCCGCAGTTCCAGTGGTTCACCCAACAGATGCTGCTGTGATTGTGGTTCCTGGATGCTTTCTACCCGAATATCCTGCCAGTGTCGCAGTAAACTGGCACGCCAGGCGGCGAGATTTTTACCCAGTTCGTACTGATTTACCCGCATCCGGTTAAGGCGGGTGTGTGCTGGTAAATAGCTCACTTCGGTGTATTCGCAGACCATGCGGTTGGTGTTAAATACCGCTACGTTGGTGCTGATCGATTTTTTCATCCGGGCGGTCCAGCCACGTGGGATGCCATCGATACTGCGATTATAAAATTCAGGCACCACTTCACGCTCAATCAGGTCGTATAAGGCGTTACTTTCCAGTAAATCCTGGTATTCTTCATCGGCCAGTTCTTCGCCGTTGCCAATACGCCAGCCATTATCAGGGCGATAGCCTTCATCCCACCAGCCATCCAGCACGCTCAGGTTGATGCCACCGTTGGCACAGACTTTCATGCCGCTGGTGCCAGAAGCTTCCAGCGGACGACGTGGGTTGTTCAACCACACATCTACCCCCTGCACCATCACCCGCGCCACGTTCATGTCGTAATCTTCCAGAAACAGCACCCGGCGGGCTAATTCGGGCATGCGGGCACGCTGGGCCACTTCCTGAATAAACTTTTTGCCCGCATCATCCATCGGGTGGGCCTTACCGGAGAAAATAAACTGCACTGGTCGATCAGTATTATGCAGGATTTTCTTCAGCCGCTCCATGTTGCGGAAGATCAGATTTCCACGTTTATAGGTGGCAAAGCGGCGGGCGAAACCAATTGTTAAGGCATCCGGATCCAGCACCTCTTCGGCGGCCTTGATGTCGGAAGTCAAGGCACCCTTCTTAGTCAGTTGTTTCGCCAGACGACTGCGGGCAATCGAAACGAGAGCTTCCCGTCGTCGGCAGTGGGAACGCCACAGTTCTGCATCTGGAATTGATTCTACTTTCTTCCAGACTTCGAAGTAAGTGGGCTTGTCCTGCCAGTCTCGTCCGAGATAACGATCGTACAGGCGGGCGATTTCTGGTGCTACCCAGCTCAAGGTGTGCACACCATTGGTAATGGAGGTAATCGGTACTTCCTGCTTGGGTACCCCCGGGTAATTTGCCTGCCACATTTCCCGTGCCACCACGCCATGCAGTTTGCTGACACCATTGCTGAGGTTGGAGGTATTGATGGCCAGCAGTGTCATTGAAAACTTGTCCGTCACACTGTGGGAGTGATCCTGCCCGAGGCTGAGGAACTGATCGCGGCTGATTTTCAGACGATTGGTGTAGTATTCGCCAAAGTAGCGATCGATCATTTCGATCGAAAACGTTTCGTTTCCAGCCGGAACGGGGGTATGGGTGGTAAAGACCGTCCCAGCTTTCACCACTTCGATGGCTTCTTCAAAGTTAAGGCCCATATCGGCAATCAGAATGCTGGCACGTTCCAGGGCACAGAATGCGGAATGGCCTTCATTCATGTGGGCCACCGTGGGCTTTTTGCCCAGCATCCGCAAGGCACGCAGGCCGCCAATTCCAAGAATAATTTCCTGCTCAATCCGGGTGGTTTTATCCCCACCGTACAGGCGGGCGGTAATCCCACGGTCGTGGGCGTTGTTTTCAGGGATATTGCAGTCGAGCAGGTACAATGGAACCCGCCCCACCTGAATCCGCCAGACGCGGGCAAAAACCGATCGGCCGGGCAGTTCCACCGAAATGGTTGCTGGCTTGCCATGTTCATCCACTTCAGCAATCAGTGGCAGGGTGAAAAAATCGTTTTCTGGATAGCGTTCCTGTTGCCAGCCGTCCGCATTCAGGTACTGCCGGAAATAGCCTTCCCGATACATCAGGCTGACCCCGCACAGTGGGATTCCCAGATCACTGGCAGATTTCAAATGGTCGCCCGCCAGCACACCCAGGCCACCGGAGTAGACGGGCACCGATTCGTGGATGCCAAACTCGGCGGAGAAGTAAGCAATCCGCAGATCGTTGGCATCAGCATGGTTTTCGCTGAACCAACTGGGCGTCGACATATATTCTTCGAACGCTGCTGCCACCCGATCCATGTGGGCTAAAAAGCCACGATCTTTGGCCAGTTCTTCAAATCTCTCGGTGCTGACCTTTCCCAGCAGGCGAATTGGACTGTGGTCGAGTTGTTCAAACTGGTCAGGATCGATCCGTTGAAATAGTGCAACGGCCTCGGGGTGCCAGCTCCACCAGAGATTTTTCGCCAGTTCATCCAGTTTTTTCAGTTGATCAGGCAATTTGGGAAGAACAGTGAAAGTACGGACCACAGGTTTCGACATACCAGCCTCAACAAAATATCATTATTGCTTGATTGTTCAGATGTTTGAATATTTCCCACCAAGCGTATAGTGTTGTTTTTACGACCGTGGGGAGGACTGTACCACCCTTTCTGGGGAAAATTATCGCCGCACAGATTTTCCAGATTTCCCAATTTTACATTCACAGAGGGTCATGAAGGTGCGTTCCAATCCCAGACGGGAAAGAAGATGAGTTTTTCTCATCATAAAATCAACGTGTCATGATGCTGACTTCGTTAAATTGATCACCCAGCAGCGTCAAACGCTTGTTTGATCCAGCCAATCAGTTCCTGATCCACGTCATCGACTGTGGTCAGATTTACTTTGAATGAGCACATTCCACCTTCGGGCATTGCTAACAGCCGATCAGTTGGTGAAAGTCCTTTCATATTCAGCCCCACTTCCACACGGGTTTGAGTGGCAGGTCCCACCATCGCAAACTGTTTTTTTCGCCTGAGACTGATGTAGCTCTTTTTGGGTGCCACTTCAAAGTCACCAAAACTGGCGATTTCACTCATCAATTTCTCATGAATCGGCCGAAGGTGGGCCTTTTTGCCTGTGTAAATGCCAGAAAGAAGATCTTCTGTCGCAGCAGTTGGAGCCTCAGTATCTGTTTTCGGCTGCAAAAAGAAATGCACCACCATATTGGCATCCCCATGACCCATACTCAGTTCGTTTTTCAGCCAGTTCCGCAATTCACCATGTTTTGCGAGCCCACTTTGCCTTAACAGTTCAAACAATTCTTCAAGAGATTTCCCAGAACGCTTCTGGATATTTTCAAGTTGTGTCTGCGCTGCCTGATCGACAATATTCATCACTTTGCTCCTGTAAATGCAGGTGGATTTCTCATTTATTGGTTAATTGTTGTTTCGTTACAGTGCAGCCCGTTGAAAGGCCAAACCGGAATTCGATAGTCTTCAGACTTACCCACGATGCAGGATGATCCCTTCTGGGTCGACCTCTTCACGCAAGATCCGCAACTCCTCTGCGGTGGGGGCCGGAGTGGTTGGCGGATTATCTGGAATTTCCAGCGGAAATCCCGTAGCAGCAAGCACTTGCGCTGGGGTTACCCCAGTGTTCAGACTCTGGATTCGCATCCGCTTGCTTTGGGGGTGAAAATCCAGCACTGCCAGGTCGGTGATCACCAGTTTTGGGCCGAAGCCAGGCAACCCTGCCGCACTGCGACTATCCCCACCCTGCAGGTGGCCGGGCGTGGTCAGAAAGTCGAGCTTTTCCACAAACTTTTTTGCATCGTGCTTCATAATGATCAACGTCTGGCGACAGAGTGAAGCCAGATCGTTCGCTCCGCCACTTCCGGGCAACCGTACCTTCGGGTGGGCATAATCCTTGCCAATAATGGTGGAATTCAAATTGCCAAAAGGATCGATCTGTGCCCCACTGAGAAAGGTAAAGTCCATCAGGCCACGCTGGGCAAATTCCATTACATCGGCCATGCTGCCCGCCATCAGACCACGGTAAAAAGTGCGGGAATCACCCACGCTGATGGGCAACGCAGGCAATTGTGGTGCCACCCCACCTGCTTCAAAACAGATCACCATGTTGGGTGCGTGGGTTCTCTGTGCCAGCATCGCTGCGGCACAGGGAATGCCCGTTCCCACCACCACCGTACAACGGTCGCTCAGTGCCCGCGCGGCACAACAAATCATCAAT
It encodes:
- the glgP gene encoding alpha-glucan family phosphorylase is translated as MSKPVVRTFTVLPKLPDQLKKLDELAKNLWWSWHPEAVALFQRIDPDQFEQLDHSPIRLLGKVSTERFEELAKDRGFLAHMDRVAAAFEEYMSTPSWFSENHADANDLRIAYFSAEFGIHESVPVYSGGLGVLAGDHLKSASDLGIPLCGVSLMYREGYFRQYLNADGWQQERYPENDFFTLPLIAEVDEHGKPATISVELPGRSVFARVWRIQVGRVPLYLLDCNIPENNAHDRGITARLYGGDKTTRIEQEIILGIGGLRALRMLGKKPTVAHMNEGHSAFCALERASILIADMGLNFEEAIEVVKAGTVFTTHTPVPAGNETFSIEMIDRYFGEYYTNRLKISRDQFLSLGQDHSHSVTDKFSMTLLAINTSNLSNGVSKLHGVVAREMWQANYPGVPKQEVPITSITNGVHTLSWVAPEIARLYDRYLGRDWQDKPTYFEVWKKVESIPDAELWRSHCRRREALVSIARSRLAKQLTKKGALTSDIKAAEEVLDPDALTIGFARRFATYKRGNLIFRNMERLKKILHNTDRPVQFIFSGKAHPMDDAGKKFIQEVAQRARMPELARRVLFLEDYDMNVARVMVQGVDVWLNNPRRPLEASGTSGMKVCANGGINLSVLDGWWDEGYRPDNGWRIGNGEELADEEYQDLLESNALYDLIEREVVPEFYNRSIDGIPRGWTARMKKSISTNVAVFNTNRMVCEYTEVSYLPAHTRLNRMRVNQYELGKNLAAWRASLLRHWQDIRVESIQEPQSQQHLLGEPLELRAKVHLGSVLKPKDVSVQMYYGPLDSFGQISNAKVAALEPVGGSGPVWDYQLVVPCCTSGQYGYSIRVLPHHTDLPSPFDPALILWS
- a CDS encoding DUF4287 domain-containing protein → MNIVDQAAQTQLENIQKRSGKSLEELFELLRQSGLAKHGELRNWLKNELSMGHGDANMVVHFFLQPKTDTEAPTAATEDLLSGIYTGKKAHLRPIHEKLMSEIASFGDFEVAPKKSYISLRRKKQFAMVGPATQTRVEVGLNMKGLSPTDRLLAMPEGGMCSFKVNLTTVDDVDQELIGWIKQAFDAAG
- a CDS encoding CoA-transferase, whose translation is MPPTSTELMICCAARALSDRCTVVVGTGIPCAAAMLAQRTHAPNMVICFEAGGVAPQLPALPISVGDSRTFYRGLMAGSMADVMEFAQRGLMDFTFLSGAQIDPFGNLNSTIIGKDYAHPKVRLPGSGGANDLASLCRQTLIIMKHDAKKFVEKLDFLTTPGHLQGGDSRSAAGLPGFGPKLVITDLAVLDFHPQSKRMRIQSLNTGVTPAQVLAATGFPLEIPDNPPTTPAPTAEELRILREEVDPEGIILHRG